From the Theileria equi strain WA chromosome 4 map unlocalized gcontig_1105316255041, whole genome shotgun sequence genome, one window contains:
- a CDS encoding signal peptide containing protein (encoded by transcript BEWA_045700A) translates to MVDKYSSIILFSSILLVISPSFDSVNAFPIVHKFLIDFDVSGNVPGRIKVSSSLRYSGGLNYSIKQASRHTHVIGRIVDEDEVLLDGKSTYMSRYVLVVVRDGGAKYVRITTRRREDHKYVTWIREFIKRTGAERYIPVIRTPVAIDLKTQESDEFIKMETVICGNNNDVIKEFTIHRNMQDDFIIGQIQYGEFLIEAVTSEIMERKVALGMVYNIPSITIFTRYADGADVTTKYKFSIDSKTVHLLEETRKLMDLCE, encoded by the coding sequence ATGGTAGACAAATACTCATCAATCATCCTCTTTTCGTCAATTCTTCTGGTGATTTCCCCATCTTTTGACTCTGTAAACGCGTTTCCAATTGTGCACAAATTCCTTATAGACTTTGATGTTTCTGGAAATGTACCCGGGAGGATCAAGGTCTCCTCATCCCTGAGGTATTCCGGTGGACTCAACTACAGTATAAAACAGGCGTCCAGACACACCCACGTTATTGGCAGAATTGTTGACGAAGATGAAGTTTTACTAGATGGTAAATCGACCTACATGAGCAGATATGTCCTTGTGGTTGTCAGAGACGGTGGTGCCAAATACGTCAGGATAACGACGAGGCGAAGAGAGGACCACAAGTACGTGACTTGGATTAGAGAGTTTATAAAGAGGACAGGGGCTGAGAGATATATTCCAGTTATTAGGACACCAGTTGCTATCGATCTAAAGACTCAGGAAAGCGACGAATTCATCAAGATGGAGACTGTAATCTGTGGGAATAATAACGATGTTATCAAGGAGTTTACCATCCACAGGAATATGCAGGATGACTTTATAATAGGCCAAATACAATATGGCGAGTTTTTGATTGAAGCAGTAACCTCGGAGATCATGGAGAGGAAGGTGGCACTGGGAATGGTCTACAACATTCCTTCCATCACCATTTTCACTCGCTACGCTGACGGGGCAGATGTAACGACAAAGTACAAATTTAGCATCGACTCCAAAACGGTTCACCTCTTGGAGGAAACCAGGAAGCTTATGGATTTGTGTGAATAG